One Candidatus Eisenbacteria bacterium genomic window carries:
- a CDS encoding response regulator: MLRVAIVDDEAPARSLLREYLGAHAEVTIVAECANGFEAVKAIAEHTPDLVFLDVQMPKLDGFEVLELLQPSPVVIFCTAYDEFALKAFEVHAVDYLLKP, from the coding sequence ATGCTGCGGGTCGCAATCGTCGACGACGAAGCGCCGGCGCGTTCGCTGCTGCGCGAGTACCTGGGCGCCCACGCCGAGGTCACGATCGTCGCCGAGTGCGCGAACGGCTTCGAGGCGGTCAAGGCGATCGCCGAGCACACTCCCGATCTGGTGTTCCTCGACGTCCAGATGCCGAAGCTCGACGGCTTCGAAGTGCTCGAGTTGCTCCAGCCGTCCCCGGTGGTGATCTTCTGCACCGCTTACGACGAATTCGCGCTCAAGGCCTTCGAGGTCCACGCGGTCGACTACCTGCTCAAGCC